In the Desulfovibrio sp. genome, one interval contains:
- a CDS encoding ABC transporter substrate-binding protein, giving the protein MKLLSALFCFLLVLALGARPILAEHRIVVLPQDVLEVVRLLGGMPQVVGVSHHAVDRRALMPEVAALPSVGSGFSPNFESIAALSPDVVIAWREYPGMELEQRLKPFGIRVVRLDMHLPENLEQCVHVLADLLGGHAHNKGEVFLRWVRQAERNLKGCIPVNDKPPTVLGRHFVAERVAGPGSALFDLTVGAGGNNPAKVLHAASSIINMEWVAEQNPAVIIQSVSLCTLDTDKGQEQLAQARNRLMGQTDWQGMAAVHTGRVYALASDILGGPRWVVGLAAMIEALYPDAQCTPSAVQLHDEYLRLFQAGKAGGAIVAP; this is encoded by the coding sequence GTGAAGCTGCTTTCTGCGCTGTTTTGCTTTCTGCTGGTCTTGGCGCTTGGCGCAAGGCCGATTCTGGCGGAACACCGAATAGTTGTCTTGCCGCAGGACGTGTTGGAAGTGGTACGCCTGCTGGGTGGCATGCCACAGGTTGTGGGAGTGTCACACCATGCGGTTGACCGCCGTGCCCTGATGCCCGAGGTTGCGGCCCTGCCCAGCGTGGGGAGCGGGTTTTCGCCCAATTTTGAAAGCATCGCGGCCCTTTCGCCCGATGTGGTCATTGCCTGGCGCGAGTACCCCGGTATGGAACTGGAGCAGCGGCTCAAACCTTTTGGTATCCGGGTTGTGCGCTTGGACATGCACCTGCCGGAAAATCTGGAGCAATGCGTGCATGTGTTGGCAGATCTTTTGGGCGGCCATGCGCATAACAAGGGCGAAGTTTTTCTGCGGTGGGTGCGTCAGGCAGAGAGAAACCTCAAGGGTTGCATTCCTGTCAACGACAAACCGCCCACCGTATTGGGCCGGCACTTTGTTGCCGAGCGTGTGGCCGGGCCGGGGTCTGCACTGTTTGATCTCACCGTAGGGGCCGGGGGAAACAATCCCGCCAAGGTGCTGCATGCGGCTTCTTCAATCATCAATATGGAATGGGTTGCAGAGCAGAACCCAGCTGTGATCATACAAAGCGTTTCGCTCTGCACGCTTGATACTGATAAGGGCCAGGAACAGCTGGCACAGGCCAGAAACCGGCTCATGGGCCAGACAGACTGGCAGGGCATGGCGGCAGTGCACACCGGGCGGGTGTACGCTCTGGCGTCTGATATACTGGGCGGGCCTCGCTGGGTAGTAGGCTTGGCGGCCATGATTGAGGCCCTGTATCCCGATGCCCAGTGCACCCCCAGTGCTGTGCAGTTGCACGATGAATATCTGCGTCTGTTTCAGGCGGGGAAAGCTGGAGGCGCCATTGTTGCCCCTTGA